The DNA region GAATTCACTACGGCTCCTTCATTAAAAAGATCTTGCTTTTTCTTTGAAGAAGTACCCTTGACCTATTCTTCTATTTCCAGATACAAAACATGTAACGCGCTTCCTTACATTCTTGCAAGTATTAAAAGAAAGGAACTGGAGGCAGACGAAATGATTTTGTTTAACACGGATGGATTTGTATCTGAATGTACATCCTCTAACATATTCTGGCTGAAAGGTGACACCCTATGCACCCCATCCCTTGAAACTGGTTGTATTGAAGGGATTATAAGAAAACAGATTTTGTCTTATGCAAAACAGCATCATATAAAAGTTGTGGAGGGCCAATTCTTTAAAGAAGAACTCCTACATGCTGATTTTGTATTCAGCACGAACACTGCTGGAATAAGTCAATTGGCTTGTATTGAAGGAAAGCATTATAAAGAAAATCATGCTTTGTT from Sporocytophaga myxococcoides includes:
- a CDS encoding aminotransferase class IV, producing MSQLILNGEYYPVEGNQLLSTTNRAFLYGDGIFETIKLQNNILLFWEDHYNRMINGARALSLDCSKISKDDLKASIIKLAEQNSLLTARVRIQLWRSPGGLFTPADNSVQYLINATEFTTAPSLKRSCFFFEEVPLTYSSISRYKTCNALPYILASIKRKELEADEMILFNTDGFVSECTSSNIFWLKGDTLCTPSLETGCIEGIIRKQILSYAKQHHIKVVEGQFFKEELLHADFVFSTNTAGISQLACIEGKHYKENHALFELLKNDYPKDILNNS